Proteins co-encoded in one Bufo bufo unplaced genomic scaffold, aBufBuf1.1, whole genome shotgun sequence genomic window:
- the LOC120983845 gene encoding splicing factor 3B subunit 5, producing the protein MTDRYTIHSQLEHLQSKYIGTGHADTTKWEWLVNQHRDSYCSYMGHFDLLNYFAVAENESKARVRFNLMEKMLQPCGPPMDKPDES; encoded by the coding sequence ATGACGGACCGATACACCATCCACAGCCAGTTGGAGCATCTGCAATCCAAGtacattggcactggccatgcagACACCACCAAGTGGGAATGGCTGGTGAATCAGCACCGTGACTCCTACTGCTCCTACATGGGCCACTTTGACCTGCTCAACTACTTTGCTGTGGCTGAGAATGAGAGCAAGGCCCGAGTGCGCTTTAACCTGATGGAGAAGATGCTGCAGCCGTGTGGGCCGCCCATGGACAAGCCGGATGAGTCCTAG